Proteins encoded together in one Porites lutea chromosome 2, jaPorLute2.1, whole genome shotgun sequence window:
- the LOC140927479 gene encoding uncharacterized protein — MKFVFSVMEAGLNDRKEQLSRWPSSSNVIFNQAVVEGDVAKVKFLLKYGGNQISVNEKNKFGLTPLQQSCLEGNIRLVMILLDHGADIEGKDDKGWTALHFGIIAGHCNIVSLLIESCADLTCVDCKGRLPIDLAQNEDMLVLLATAMESAGYIETARLYFENWGLRSPRSDAPMSPLSLHEDMEIPEIDTDIEVSLKDQVKTDFKDKNIQELVDKTSLDTQLVKSQ; from the coding sequence ATGAAGTTTGTTTTTAGCGTTATGGAAGCCGGACTGAACGATCGCAAAGAGCAGCTTTCACGCTGGCCGTCTTCGTCCAACGTAATCTTTAATCAGGCAGTAGTCGAAGGCGACGTGGCGAAGGTGAAATTCTTATTAAAATACGGCGGAAACCAAATTTCAGTcaacgaaaaaaacaaatttggctTGACACCGCTGCAGCAAAGCTGTCTCGAGGGAAACATAAGACTTGTTATGATACTTCTGGATCACGGCGCAGACATAGAAGGAAAAGATGACAAAGGATGGACAGCTCTTCATTTTGGGATCATTGCTGGCCATTGTAATATTGTTAGTCTTCTTATAGAATCCTGCGCGGATCTGACTTGCGTCGATTGCAAGGGCCGCCTGCCAATTGACCTCGCACAGAACGAAGACATGTTAGTTTTGCTGGCAACAGCTATGGAAAGCGCTGGATATATAGAAACTGCCcgtttgtattttgaaaactggGGGTTGAGATCGCCCCGTTCTGATGCTCCGATGTCGCCTTTGTCGCTTCATGAAGATATGGAGATTCCCGAAATAGACACCGATATCgaagtttctttaaaagatcAGGTGAAAACAGACTTCAAAGATAAAAATATCCAGGAACTTGTTGATAAAACTTCTCTCGATACACAGTTAGTGAAATCACAGTAA
- the LOC140927476 gene encoding E3 ubiquitin-protein ligase MARCHF6-like yields the protein MEDSHEVDICRVCRAEGTQENPLYHPCICTGSIKFIHQDCLVRWLKHSKKEYCELCNHHFAFKPIYAPDMPNRLPVSDFVGGLVKNILRALKYWFHYTLVALAWLGVVPITAYRIYRCLFAGSVNSLLTLPLDMLSTENLFADCIRGCFVVACTLCAFISLVWLREQIVMNGGPDWLEPNVVDPVPQVQGVNNDGGPGGGGEVAAEGDVGEEDANNAGENVGEEGNNAANQDAENGAQNGDDDGNWIHPVEWERAAEELTWERMLGLDGSLVFLEHVFWVVSLNTSFILVFAFCPFHIGQFTVILLSLEEAFQSSKFEGLLTAVLGYVILAFVLVLCHSVASLCGLRKPKRILGLCYVVVKVSLLMLVEIGLFPLVCGWWLDVCSLSLFGATLKDRLASVDSAPGTAMFLHWLVGMVYVFYFASFVLLLREVFRPGVLWFLKNLNDPDFHPVQEMIRLPVYRHLRRFLLSLVVFGTTVLLMMHLPVRLIKWLLPTFLPYNIQLSSEVPVSELSLELLLLQVVLPALLEQGHTRQWLKNVMHGWAVTAAYLLNLRSYLLGDVPLDGAENVYGLHLSNRTNQRNQQNVNNVQQGDAAGQNAVQAQPILHGNPAAGEAGGAATLGFQPYIRPPMFTVKILLLVVFMCLSLSFASFVTLTGPVFIGRSVMLLWMGDASVHELYTAACGLYFIWLVCRIGSVLLSWVPLGWKGVAGKVFEWVLLGLKCVIVALALIGLVPLLLGLLFELVVVAPLRVPLDQTPLFFPWQDWALGVLHMKIICAVTMMGPNWWLKRNLEQAYQDGVRNINVMFIFRHVTLPVVTCLLLAVTVPYVIAAGVVPLIVRSPETSLFCLRRIYPFLLAMVILIAGFIFQGRQFRLLYERIKNERYLVGQKLMNYEHGKRIAKPAPRSPVEAE from the exons ATGGAGGATTCGCACGAAG TTGATATTTGCCGGGTTTGTCGAGCGGAAGGAACTCAGGAAAATCCACTGTACCATCCCTGTATATGTACGGGAAGTATTAAATTTATACATCAAGACTG CTTGGTTCGTTGGCTAAAGCACAGTAAAAAAGA atATTGTGAACTATGCAACCATCACTTTGCATTCAAACCAA TCTATGCACCAGATATGCCAAACAGACTTCCTGTCAGCGACTTTGTTGGTGGGTTAGTAAAAAATATTCTCAGAGCTCTGAAGTATTGGTTTCATTACACACTGGTTGCCCTGGCGTGGCTTGGAGTGGTACCCATTACAGCAT ATCGTATATACAGATGTCTTTTTGCCGGATCTGTCAATTCACTTCTTACTCTACCTCTAGACATGCTATCAAC TGAAAATTTATTTGCCGACTGTATACGAGGCTGTTTTGTGGTGGCCTGTACATTATGTGCATTCATCAGCTTGGTGTGGTTGCGAGAACAGATTGTAATGAATGGAGGTCCTGATTGGCTTGAACCCAATGTTGTGGATCCTGTTCCTCAAGTTCAGGGA GTCAACAATGATGGTGGCCcgggtggtggtggtgaagtTGCAGCTGAAGGGGATGTGGGGGAAGAAGATGCTAACAATGCAGGAGAGAATGTTGGTGAGGAAGGAAACAATGCTGCTAATCAAGATGCTGAGAATGGAGCTCAGAATGGAGATG ATGATGGAAATTGGATTCATCCTGTTGAATGGGAAAGAGCAGCAGAAGAGCTCACATGGGAAAGG ATGCTTGGCTTGGATGGGTCTCTAGTATTTTTG GAGCATGTGTTCTGGGTGGTATCTCTGAACACTTCATTCATTCTGGTGTTTG CCTTCTGTCCCTTCCACATTGGTCAGTTCACAGTTATTCTTCTCTCTCTTGAAGAGGCG TTTCAGTCCTCTAAATTTGAAGGGCTTCTCACTGCTGTCTTGGGATACGTCATTCTTGCTTTTGTCCTTGTACTGTGTCAT AGTGTAGCATCTCTTTGTGGATTAAGGAA ACCTAAAAGAATACTGGGATTATGTTATGTAGTGGTAAAA GTTTCATTGTTGATGTTGGTGGAAATTGGTTTGTTCCCATTGGTGTGTGGGTGGTGGCTAGATGTATGTTCCTTG TCCCTATTTGGAGCTACATTAAAGGACAGACTTGCAAGTGTTGACTCAGCACCAG GTACAGCCATGTTTCTTCACTGGCTTGTTGGTATGGTCTACGTGTTCTACTTTGCATCATTTGTACTGCTTCTAAGAGAGGTATTCAGACCTGGTGTCCTGTGGTTCTTGAAAAATCTCAATGACCCTGACTTTCACCCAGTCCAGGAG ATGATACGTCTTCCAGTTTACAGACATTTAAGGAGATTCTTGCTTTCTTTG GTTGTATTTGGCACTACTGTTCTACTGATGATGCACCTTCCTGTCAGACTCATCAAGTGGCTGTTACCAACCTTTCTTCCTTACAACATTCAGTTGTCTAG TGAGGTCCCAGTCAGCGAGCTCTCACTTGAGTTGCTCCTTCTTCAAGTGGTTTTGCCGGCGTTGTTGGAGCAGGGCCACACTCGACAGTGGCTGAAAAATGTTATGCATGGCTGGGCAGTAACAGCTGCGTATCTGCT AAACCTGCGATCATATCTTCTGGGAGATGTGCCTTTGGATGGTGCAGAAAAT GTGTATGGTCTGCATTTGAGCAATCGTACCAACCAACGGAACCAACAGAATGTCAACAATGTCCAGCAAGGTGATGCTGCTGGACAGAATGCAGTACAGGCTCAACCTATACTGCATGGTAATCCTGCGGCCGGTGAAGCGGGAGGAGCAGCTACTCTTGGTTTTCAACCATACATCAGACCACCGATGTTCACTGTTAAG ATTCTGCTGCTTGTTGTGTTCATGTGTCTATCACTCTCTTTTGCAAGTTTTGTGACTTTGACTGGACCTG tttttattggTCGCAGTGTAATGCTGCTATGGATGGGCGACGCGTCTGTTCATGAGCTGTACACTGCTGCCTGTGGTCTCTACTTTATATGGCTTGTTTGTCGAATTGGAAGTGTGCTTCTTTCCTGGGTACCTCTAGGCTGGAAGGGTGTGGCAGGCAAAGTCTTTGAGTGGGTTCTTTTG GGACTGAAGTGCGTAATCGTAGCCCTTGCACTTATCGGACTAGTACCTTTACTTCTCGGATTACTGTTTGAGCTCGTTGTGGTAGCACCTCTCCGAGTCCCTCTTGATCAAACCCCTTTGTTCTTCCCGTGGCAG gACTGGGCTCTGGGCGTGCTCCATATGAAGATCATATGTGCGGTGACCATGATGGGACCGAACTGGTGGCTCAAGAGAAATCTGGAACAG GCTTATCAAGACGGCGTTAGAAATATCAACGTCATGTTCATCTTTCGTCACGTGACCTTACCTGTTGTAACTTGTCTGTTATTGGCTGTTACGGTCCCTTACGTCATCGCCGCAGGAGTGGTTCCTCTCATTG TGCGATCACCAGAGACTTCGCTGTTCTGTCTTCGTCGCATTTACCCCTTCCTGTTGGCCATGGTTATCCTTATTGCAGGGTTTATCTTCCAAGGACGGCAATTTCGACTTCTGTACGAACGCATCAAAAACGAAAG ATATCTAGTCGGCCAGAAACTAATGAATTATGAGCATGGTAAACGAATAGCCAAGCCTGCTCCTAGAAGTCCAGTCGAAGCCGAATGA